From the genome of Podospora bellae-mahoneyi strain CBS 112042 chromosome 2, whole genome shotgun sequence:
aacaccttcctcgacaagatcaGGACTACTGACGCCGAGTGCGGctactcctccctcctcgacaaccACCTCGTCTACCCTCCTATTTCCCACCTgccctccaccctcccagaAGTATCGGAAAACGGCACCGTTACAGAGGAATGCACCTCTCTCTGGTGGTGGATCCTAGAAGCCGCCCTCCGCCTCAACCCCTGCTTCGACATGTACCACATCACCGCCTCCTGCCCCCGTGTGTCTGATGTTCTCGGGTTTCTGGCAGGGATCCATTACATCCccgagggggagaagagataCCTTGACCGCGGCGACGTAAAAGCCGCCATCCACGCACCAAGGAATGTCACTTGGGAGGTGTGCGGTGAGAACCAGGTTTTCACCCAGCGAAGAGGACGGCTCCGGACCGTCCATCATCCACGCTTTGCCGAGTGTTATCGACAAGACCCAAaacgtcatcatcgtccacGGGCAGCTGGACATGGTCCTGCCATCAAACGGCTCCCTTCTCGCGATCCAGAACATGACGTGGGGAGGGAAACTCGGCTTTCAGGACAGGCCCCTCGGAGCCGTTTTATGTCCCTGATACAAATGTCGTGGGGGAGAACAAGGTGGCtattggtggtgagggcgtgCTGGGGAGCATGGTGTCGGAGAGGGAGCTGACGTGGGTGGGGGTGAACCTGGCGGGCCATATGCTGGTCGAGGCGCAGCCTGGTGCTTCGTATCGGCAGCTGGAGTACTTGCTCGGGAGGGTTGACTGCATGAATTGCACGACATCTTTTACGGTTGGGCATCTGTATTACTCTGATCAGGCACCGAATGAGATGGGCGAGGGGACGGCGCCTCAGAGTTGGAGTGATCACAAGCCGGAGGAGCGCTTGTAGGTAAAGAGCCCCAGTTGGGAAGTCACCTTTCTAGTATAGACGCTCAGCTACAAACCCATAGAGCAGAAATGCAATGCGTTCCACACCACAACCCCTCTCGAAAAAAACCATCTTGATTTGATAGCCAACTAACAACTACTACTAGGCAGTTACATAAGGTAGGGAAATAGGCCGTAAAGACTGTGCCAAAGAGAACCCCGATAGCCTCATGTTTCCCCGTTCTTTTTTggccttcctttcccttttttgTCCTTCCTTGTGATGCgatactcctccccctcgcccaaAACCGCTGTTCTCACACACATAATCCTACAAAAGAGTGGAACCAGGACCAAGTCCCTCCGTTTCCACCTCATTCAGCCCAGACACAtttccatcccctcctcccagcagTAGACCCGCCTTGTTCGGCGTCCACCAGTCCAAtgacaaaacaaaaaaaaaaattcgaGGATATTCCTTTACGCCATGCTTTCCGCCCGCCAACCGATGAAATGATAAAAaccaaaaaccaaaaccagcGAAAATAGAGTAGGGTGGTGTTACAACAGTGTTAGAGGCAGGTACTGCCAGCATAGCTGCTGGCTTGCCTTCATCTCCGCGTATGTGTTGGAGATGGATCACTTTCGAGTGTATGATAGATATGCCGCCCCCAAAGTCGAATCGGCCCTGTACGAGTTGTCGTCGGAGGAACCAAGAAAATGTAGCCCAGATGGATAGGGAACGGTGAAGAGTATGAGAAATATAAGACCGGCCGAACCGcctccacctcacccaaTGAATGTTTATGCGCACATGTCCTGGTAGTCACCACTTTCATAGCCGCTCTTTGATATCGTCAACTTTTCAGCGATAACGATCttcaagcagcagccatACTCCGCTCTCTCGCGGCCCGCCTCAACTCTAGCACACCAATGATCCCAGTCtgcctcaacctctccagaATCATCTTCATGCCCTCTCTACTCTTTCCCAATTGATCCTGCGTCTTTGTCGAAGCCAGCGTTTCAATGCTCCTCTGGATACCCCTCGCTCCCAGCCTGGCGAAGAACCCGCCCTCCTGGGCAGTGGTAGACAGGTTCTGATGCGACAACTTGTCCCGGagcttctcccccaacctgGATCTGAACACAACCTTGGTTTCCACCTCGGTGTTGTCCAGAGTTCTCGTCTTGGGAATGCTGTACATTTGTCTTTCGACTACCGACAGCACGCCGACGAAGTTGAGGTTGCGAGACTCGGTAGACATCCAGCCTTCGCGCATATCCACCACGGAAGTCTCGAGAATGTACGAGGCCTGGGAGGCGGTCCCGCCTGTGAGGGTGGTAGGGAGGAGCTTCATGACGGCGGGGGGCATGCGGGACTTCTTGAGGTGGATGCGGGTTGTGTGGAGGCGGCCGGTGGCAGGGTCGATGTGGGAGTCGATGGTGTCGGTGCTGAGGACATGAGAGGCAAAGGGGTTGAGCTGGGGGGAGCAGTAGCGGAGGAAGAAAGCGAGCGAGACGGCGGGGAAGGGATGGGCGTaggtgtggttggtggtgtgggtgagGACCATTTTGGCTGATTTTGGTGATGATTGTTTATTTCACGATGGTTATGGAGTATCTTGAAGCTGGAGCAGTAAGTTCGGAGGAGTGACGGTGGTAGTTGGTggtcggcggcggagagTCGAGGAGCTAGGATCCTGGAAGTACGTGGGGGAGGCGAAAGACGGGAACGGGTTGATCGGCCAGTATGGTGTCGTCGCTCGCGCAGTACAGACAAAAGGGTAAAAAGCAGTAGTGCAAAGAGCACGTGTGCAGGAAAGCGGAATTACTTCATGAAGGAAGTGTTAGACGGCGAGATGTGATTGTTGAGACAAGCACACCCTCGAGAATGGGAAAGACAGAGAagctttttttcttggctTCTGCGAAAAAGTTCCCGGTCGCTCGGGGGTGCCCCAagttgatgaagatgaggaggccaCAATAAAGCAGGTGGGTGGTGACGCAGGGAAACCGGATGAAGGGAGTTCAATTGACAGAAAGACGCGGGGAGTTGGCCAGTTCAAAAAGAAGCGGGTGTCCAGGGAGTACAAGAGAGGGGGACGCAACTGTGACGATGATCATCGGCTCATTCTCCCAGATTCTTGCTCGTCTTTTTCAGTGAATTTCCAGAAGCCTTTTGAGCACAGCATCATTATGGCACCACTACCATCGGAGACCGCCCTGTGTAACTTTGAAGGTAAAGTGCAACCGGCGTTTCAGCCACAGGATATGACGTTCGCACCGTATTCACTACAAAAACAGCATTTCGGACATATACTCAAACTCTCTGATAAAGGTCAACACAGCCCTGACCTCACACATGATAATAGTCAATAGAGGGTGCCTCAATCTGTTGTTATTGTGTGAGGTCTCGATTGTTGCTGTCAGCCACATGCATCACTTGCCAGCGGGCTGGCTCGTAACCCCACTTTCTGCCTGAAAATCTAGGTCGACATTCTGCTTGCGGAGCCCAGACTTCGGAACATTCCTCTCGCGGCTGACCTATTAATCATCTGACCGTTGGCCAACTTTAATTAACCGAACCCCGAGCTCTcgacttcttcacctccaccagcccTTTTGCTCCAACAACCAACGACGACGGGTGCAACACATCGCCAAAACCTTTTGCAGATCGACCATCGCAACAGTCGCTTTCCTCGCGAATATCCTCCTCTCGCATCTGGAAGAATTTTGTTGCGTCTTTGATCATCACGCGGGATTGGCGCAACGGTGAAACAAGGACAAAGCAGCGGCGACATCGAAAAGGGCGGCGCGTCAGAGGAACGAACGTCCATCTAACCGATCCATCACAGGAATCCATCGCCATCACATTCCATCGCGCCATCACCAGTCTGCTTGCAGGAGCATCTCCTTTGCTTGCTAGCGTTGAGTGGGGTCTgtttttttgcttcttttcgTTTGGCTGACAGAGCGTTGGGGACAAGTGTTGGCAAGTGATCAAGAAGGGGTGCTGTTTTTTAGGAGGGAGGAGTCGCACACGAATCCATCACTGCTTTTCAGCTCAATTGAATAGAGTGCTATTTTCGCAGCGCTGGGTCTTTgtacttttcctttttttttatcgtCCATTCAAGAGGCACTTTCTGTCTCCCCCGGAGAGCATATCAGAATTGATTCCCATTCAACCTGTTGAGTtgaggaaagaagaagaacaaaaaggCAAAACGTCGTCACCTGGTTTAGGGAATCAAGAATTCAAGTTCGCTTCGCTTTACCCATTCCTAGTGTGCGAGCAGGTTTAGCAGAGAAGAGAGCGCCGACACGACTCTAATTGACAGCTACATTTTCGACCATCAACCAGACCCAAGATGGCGTCTTCAGTATTCTTCAAGTTCAAGTCGCAAAAAGAGCCAACGCGAGTGGCCTTTGATGGAACAGGCATTTCTGTTTTCGAGCTCAAGCGCGAGATCATTCTTCGCGCTGGCCTCGGTGACGGCACAGATTTTGACCTGGCCATCTATGCTGATGAAAATGGAAAAGAAGGTAAGCAGCTGGGTTCAGCTTCACATTCAAGGTGTGCGAGCTAACAAGATGGCAGTCTATGATGATGACACCTCCATTATTCCCCGGTCCACCACTGTCATCGCCCGGCGCATGCCCCCGAAGAATCCCGGAAGAGGCGGCGCTGCTCGATATGTCTCTGGAAAGATGCCCATCCACGCGAAGAATTCGTCACGCAGGGAGCAAACAGCAAAGCCAGCGGCCAAGACCCAGTCCAACACTCTAGCGCAACTAAGCAGCGCCATgacagaagaggagaagatggctgCCGTCTTCCAGGCCCAAACCGAGCACTTCACCTCGAGAGAAGAGGAAATGGCTACTCAACAGTATGTCGCCAAGGGTGGCCCCAAAAAGCCCGCTAATGTTCCCGACCACGACCCGCCCCAAGGCTATATCTGCTACCGATGTGGTGAGAAAGGCCACTGGATTCAGCTTTGCCCAACCAACGACAATCCCGATTTCGACAACCGCCCTCGCGTAAAGCGTACCACTGGCATTCCCAAGTCATTCCTCAAAACAGTCGACAAGGCAACTGCGCTTGGTCAGAATGCTGATGGAGATGACTCCAAGACACCATCAGGCATCATGGTCAATGCTGATGGAGAGTACGTGATTGCAGAGCCTGACAAGGTGTCATGGGAAAGGTTccaggccaaggccaagTCGAACAACGCGGCATCAAAGGCAGCTatggaaggggagaaggaggtccAAGAGAGAGGCTTGGAATGCTCCATCGACAAGAAGATGTTCATAGAGCCAATGAAGACTCCGTGTTGTAGTAAGACGTATTGCAATGACTGCATCACCAACGCTCTCATTGAGAGCGACTTCGTCTGCCCTGCCTGCAATGCAGAGGGTGTCTTGATTGATGATCTCAAGACAGATGAGGAAGCagtcgagaagctcaagcaaTTGCTTGCCGACAGGGATAGTAAAGCCAAGGAGGGTTCCAAGAGCCCAAAAAGCCCCAGCGAAGCATCAACCAAATCCGTCCAGGCCACCGGTGTCGAACCAACAAACATTAAGAAGTCTGTTTCTCCTTCGCCGGCCCCTGCTAACCCGGCCGCGCCACCACAGCAAActgcccagcagcaaaccacgacatccaccccctcggTCCGAAGCGCCACCTCGACACCTGTCCACAGCGAGCCAAGCCAGCAAACATCTAAGAAGCGGCCCGCTGAAGATGCCCTCGATAACCCCAAGATCCCCAAGGCGCCCAAGGCCATGCAGCCAACTCAACAGAAGCCACCAGTAAACCCCATGATGGGCGGCACCAACATGATGAACGGCATGAACCCCATGGCCGGCGGCATGATGCCCGGTATGAACATGCCCGGCATGAGCCCGATGATGTTTCCCGGCATGAACCCCATGAGCCTGAACATGATGGGCGGCTTTGGGGGCATGCCCGGCAGCTTTGGCGGACCAGGCGGCATGCCCAACATGAGCATGAACGGGATGAACATGATGAACCCGATGATGAACCCGATGATGAACCCGATGATGAACGGGTTCCAGGGAATGCCtaacaataacaacaacaacaataacaactTCAACCCACGGCACA
Proteins encoded in this window:
- a CDS encoding hypothetical protein (EggNog:ENOG503NV40; COG:O; MEROPS:MER0002512) codes for the protein MQGYKVYISGESYAGMYCPYIANAMLNTNDTTYHQLSAMYLGDAVIGDNTQLYQSIPMLRFVEYHSPLFPFNNTFLDKIRTTDAECGYSSLLDNHLVYPPISHLPSTLPEVSENGTVTEECTSLWWWILEAALRLNPCFDMYHITASCPRVSDVLGFLAGIHYIPEGEKRYLDRGDVKAAIHAPRNVTWEDGSGPSIIHALPSVIDKTQNVIIVHGQLDMVLPSNGSLLAIQNMTTGPSEPFYVPDTNVVGENKVAIGGEGVLGSMVSERELTWVGVNLAGHMLVEAQPGASYRQLEYLLGRVDCMNCTTSFTVGHLYYSDQAPNEMGEGTAPQSWSDHKPEERL
- a CDS encoding hypothetical protein (COG:U; EggNog:ENOG503P1UB), with product MVLTHTTNHTYAHPFPAVSLAFFLRYCSPQLNPFASHVLSTDTIDSHIDPATGRLHTTRIHLKKSRMPPAVMKLLPTTLTGGTASQASYILETSVVDMREGWMSTESRNLNFVGVLSVVERQMYSIPKTRTLDNTEVETKVVFRSRLGEKLRDKLSHQNLSTTAQEGGFFARLGARGIQRSIETLASTKTQDQLGKSREGMKMILERLRQTGIIGVLELRRAARERSMAAA
- the MPE1 gene encoding Protein mpe1 (EggNog:ENOG503NUJN; COG:O; BUSCO:EOG0926357F), translated to MASSVFFKFKSQKEPTRVAFDGTGISVFELKREIILRAGLGDGTDFDLAIYADENGKEVYDDDTSIIPRSTTVIARRMPPKNPGRGGAARYVSGKMPIHAKNSSRREQTAKPAAKTQSNTLAQLSSAMTEEEKMAAVFQAQTEHFTSREEEMATQQYVAKGGPKKPANVPDHDPPQGYICYRCGEKGHWIQLCPTNDNPDFDNRPRVKRTTGIPKSFLKTVDKATALGQNADGDDSKTPSGIMVNADGEYVIAEPDKVSWERFQAKAKSNNAASKAAMEGEKEVQERGLECSIDKKMFIEPMKTPCCSKTYCNDCITNALIESDFVCPACNAEGVLIDDLKTDEEAVEKLKQLLADRDSKAKEGSKSPKSPSEASTKSVQATGVEPTNIKKSVSPSPAPANPAAPPQQTAQQQTTTSTPSVRSATSTPVHSEPSQQTSKKRPAEDALDNPKIPKAPKAMQPTQQKPPVNPMMGGTNMMNGMNPMAGGMMPGMNMPGMSPMMFPGMNPMSLNMMGGFGGMPGSFGGPGGMPNMSMNGMNMMNPMMNPMMNPMMNGFQGMPNNNNNNNNNFNPRHNNWGGPSGGGFQGHQQQQQQQQQQQQHNQHPPQQQQQRPPQQMMGMGMGMNGGGMMKNFSHQPADDEDAYFRKPVNPHRHQNRQKRVRPSDYREL